The Puniceicoccaceae bacterium region AGTCCCATTGTTGCGGAACTTATGGCTGCGGCAGGATTTGATTTCCTGTGTGTGGATGTAGAGCATTCTGCTGTGGATTTGCCTCAGACTCAGCAGCTCTTCCAGGCCATTCATTCAGGAAACCCATCGTGCGAGGCCATGGTTCGCGTGCATGGAGTTGATTACGCCCTATGCAAGCGTTACTTGGACGCGGGAGCACGTGGGATTGTGGCTCCGTTGGTTCGAACCA contains the following coding sequences:
- a CDS encoding aldolase/citrate lyase family protein; amino-acid sequence: MRERLLSGELLIGSWINSGSPIVAELMAAAGFDFLCVDVEHSAVDLPQTQQLFQAIHSGNPSCEAMVRVHGVDYALCKRYLDAGARGIVAPLVRT